One window of Mesorhizobium sp. WSM4904 genomic DNA carries:
- a CDS encoding DUF1801 domain-containing protein: protein MEKSGVQESKSPSELIDGRIEELGDWRGEMLGRLRALIKQADPDVTEEWKWRGLPVWEDAGMICTGETYKAVVKLTFARGAALPDPSRLFNSSLEGNTRRAIDFREGEEIDEEALKALVRAAVALNKAKSKR from the coding sequence ATGGAGAAAAGTGGCGTGCAGGAAAGCAAATCTCCTTCCGAGCTCATCGATGGACGCATCGAGGAACTGGGCGATTGGCGGGGTGAGATGCTCGGCCGCCTCCGTGCCCTGATCAAGCAGGCCGATCCAGACGTCACCGAGGAATGGAAGTGGCGCGGGCTGCCGGTTTGGGAGGACGCCGGAATGATCTGTACCGGCGAGACCTACAAGGCAGTCGTCAAGCTGACCTTCGCCAGGGGCGCGGCGCTGCCCGATCCCTCACGGCTCTTCAACTCCAGCCTCGAAGGCAACACGAGGCGCGCCATCGATTTTCGCGAGGGTGAGGAGATCGATGAGGAAGCGCTCAAGGCTCTCGTCCGCGCAGCGGTGGCTCTGAACAAGGCAAAATCCAAACGTTGA
- a CDS encoding DUF1801 domain-containing protein, translating to MAKTKSPKVAAGPMGAKLVLLSGGNPQIAKGYGDAPVQAYIVAMPGWKSEVGRRLDQLIMQAVPKAQKAVKWNSPFYGMEGEGWFLGIHCLTGYIKVAFFRGMSLKPVPPGESKSNDTRYFHIHEDDQLDEAQFVSWVKQASQLPGERM from the coding sequence ATGGCGAAGACGAAATCGCCGAAGGTTGCCGCTGGGCCCATGGGCGCGAAACTCGTCCTGCTCTCGGGCGGCAACCCGCAGATCGCCAAGGGCTATGGCGACGCCCCCGTGCAGGCCTATATCGTGGCGATGCCAGGGTGGAAGAGCGAGGTCGGTCGCCGGCTCGACCAGCTCATCATGCAGGCCGTTCCCAAGGCGCAGAAGGCCGTCAAATGGAACTCGCCGTTTTACGGGATGGAAGGCGAAGGCTGGTTTCTCGGCATCCACTGTCTCACCGGATACATCAAGGTGGCCTTCTTTCGCGGCATGTCGCTGAAGCCCGTGCCGCCCGGCGAATCCAAGAGCAATGACACGCGCTATTTCCACATCCATGAGGACGACCAGCTCGATGAAGCGCAGTTCGTCTCCTGGGTGAAACAGGCAAGCCAATTGCCAGGCGAACGAATGTAG
- a CDS encoding VOC family protein, whose amino-acid sequence MKIKLTSVYVDDQEKALGFYTDVLGFDKKADFTNGPFRWLTVTSPDDPDGTELQLALNDNPAAKAYQQAIFKQGQPALMLFTDDINGDHERITANGGSFAMAPTEVTGSTIAQLNDTCGNLIQITQLARW is encoded by the coding sequence ATGAAGATCAAGCTGACAAGTGTTTATGTCGACGACCAGGAGAAGGCTCTTGGCTTCTACACGGACGTGCTGGGTTTCGACAAGAAGGCCGATTTCACCAACGGGCCGTTTCGCTGGCTAACGGTCACCTCGCCCGACGACCCGGACGGCACGGAGCTGCAATTGGCGCTGAATGACAATCCGGCGGCCAAGGCCTACCAGCAGGCCATCTTCAAGCAGGGCCAGCCGGCGCTCATGCTGTTCACCGACGACATCAACGGCGATCACGAGCGCATCACGGCAAATGGCGGCAGCTTCGCCATGGCGCCGACCGAGGTGACCGGCTCGACGATCGCGCAGCTCAACGACACCTGCGGCAATCTCATCCAGATCACCCAGCTGGCGCGTTGGTAA
- a CDS encoding SRPBCC domain-containing protein — protein MNDMPAGTRSVVVEREIPYPPEKIWRALTQPHLIEEWLMKNDFKPVVDHCFELSADWGGVECQVQAVEPYKTLSYTWDTKDLESVVTWTLTPTGTGTHLRMEQTGFRTDQQSYYRGATVGWQRFLTALEEVLARID, from the coding sequence ATGAACGATATGCCGGCCGGAACGCGCTCCGTCGTCGTCGAGCGCGAGATCCCTTACCCGCCGGAAAAGATCTGGCGGGCGCTGACCCAACCGCATCTCATCGAGGAGTGGCTGATGAAGAACGACTTCAAGCCGGTCGTAGACCACTGTTTCGAACTCAGCGCGGACTGGGGAGGCGTCGAGTGTCAGGTCCAGGCGGTCGAGCCATACAAGACGCTGTCCTACACCTGGGACACCAAGGATCTGGAGAGCGTCGTCACCTGGACGCTCACCCCGACGGGCACGGGCACCCATCTGCGCATGGAGCAGACAGGTTTCCGCACCGATCAGCAATCCTACTACCGGGGCGCCACCGTTGGTTGGCAAAGGTTCCTCACAGCCCTGGAAGAGGTCCTGGCGCGGATCGACTGA
- a CDS encoding metalloregulator ArsR/SmtB family transcription factor: MSNAHDMLFRTLADPTRRAIFERLCRQGEQTVGALTAQAGVSQPAVSKHLGLLKEAGLVRDRHEGRQTHYSAQLAALAPLMDWTRQMAGFWESRFDDLEDLLKRMDQ; this comes from the coding sequence ATGTCGAACGCGCATGATATGCTCTTCCGGACGCTTGCCGATCCGACAAGGCGCGCCATTTTTGAGCGTCTGTGCCGCCAAGGCGAGCAGACGGTCGGCGCGCTGACGGCGCAGGCCGGTGTCTCGCAGCCGGCGGTCTCGAAGCATCTCGGCCTCCTCAAGGAAGCCGGACTGGTGCGCGACCGCCACGAGGGTCGGCAGACCCATTACAGCGCGCAGCTTGCAGCACTTGCGCCGCTGATGGACTGGACCCGTCAGATGGCCGGGTTCTGGGAGAGCCGGTTCGACGATCTCGAGGATCTGCTGAAGAGGATGGATCAATGA
- a CDS encoding IclR family transcriptional regulator: MTATPPSPAQADGVAALDRAIAILDAFTTADRSLGLAEIAARTGLYKSTILRLANSLMRGQLLERLEDGRYRIGPATFRLGALYQRSVVAMDILLPIMRDLSERSWESVAFYVRSGDVRTCLYRVESKHPIRYTIREGDVLPLLVGSGGRVLAAFSGEQGEPYETIRQTYNYISIGDRDPQTAGISAPVFGPGRTLVGALTLAGPSTRVDAAFLTRMKRPLLEAAARATRAFGEDTSMLDEASRDMGAAG; encoded by the coding sequence ATGACAGCCACTCCTCCCAGCCCCGCCCAGGCCGACGGCGTTGCGGCCCTCGATCGCGCGATCGCCATCCTCGATGCGTTCACCACCGCCGACCGGTCGCTCGGTCTCGCCGAGATCGCGGCCCGCACCGGCCTCTACAAGAGCACGATTCTGAGGCTGGCCAATTCGCTGATGCGCGGGCAACTGCTGGAGCGTCTGGAGGACGGACGCTATCGCATCGGACCGGCCACCTTCCGGCTTGGTGCGCTCTACCAGCGCTCGGTCGTGGCGATGGATATCCTGCTGCCGATCATGCGCGATCTCTCCGAGCGGAGCTGGGAGAGCGTCGCCTTCTATGTCCGCTCGGGCGACGTGCGCACATGTCTTTACCGGGTCGAGTCCAAGCACCCGATCCGCTATACGATACGCGAAGGCGACGTGCTGCCTTTGCTGGTGGGCTCCGGCGGACGGGTGCTTGCCGCCTTCTCGGGCGAGCAGGGCGAGCCTTACGAGACGATCCGGCAAACCTACAATTACATTTCGATCGGTGATCGCGACCCGCAGACGGCAGGCATATCCGCGCCCGTGTTCGGACCAGGGCGGACATTGGTCGGCGCGCTCACGCTCGCCGGCCCGAGCACGCGGGTCGACGCGGCTTTCCTCACGCGCATGAAGCGCCCGCTGCTCGAAGCTGCCGCCCGCGCCACACGCGCCTTCGGCGAGGATACCTCGATGCTGGATGAAGCAAGCCGCGACATGGGCGCCGCCGGCTAA
- a CDS encoding tripartite tricarboxylate transporter substrate-binding protein, with protein sequence MLNRRRFLTSTAAAGAAGFAALHLTPALAQDIPQIQIFVPAAPGGGWDQTARTIDQVLRSEKLISGSQITNVGGAGGTVGLPQFVNQWKGKGNSLMVAGMVMVGAIIANKAANNLTEVTPIARLTGEFEALVVPAASPFKTANDFVAALKEDPTKVPVAGGSAGGSDHILFGLIAKTAGVPAANLSYVPFAGGGEALSALLGNQVAAGISGYGEFSEQIKAGALRLLAISSDKRQEGIDAPTLKEAGIDVELFNWRGVFAPPGVSDEDKAAMIKLVETMAKSDAWATECKNRIWTPILLTGDDYAKFVSEDTARIGAILKDLGLA encoded by the coding sequence ATGCTGAACAGACGCAGATTCTTGACCAGCACCGCCGCGGCCGGCGCTGCCGGTTTCGCCGCTTTGCACCTCACGCCGGCCTTGGCGCAGGATATCCCGCAGATCCAGATATTCGTGCCGGCGGCACCCGGCGGCGGCTGGGACCAGACCGCTCGCACGATCGACCAGGTGCTGCGCTCCGAAAAGCTGATCTCGGGCTCGCAGATCACCAATGTCGGGGGCGCCGGCGGCACGGTCGGCCTGCCGCAATTCGTCAACCAGTGGAAGGGCAAGGGCAATTCGCTGATGGTCGCCGGCATGGTCATGGTCGGCGCCATCATTGCCAACAAGGCCGCCAACAACCTGACCGAAGTGACCCCGATCGCCCGCCTCACCGGCGAGTTCGAGGCGCTGGTCGTGCCGGCCGCCTCGCCATTCAAGACGGCTAATGATTTCGTCGCCGCGCTCAAGGAGGATCCGACCAAGGTTCCGGTGGCCGGCGGCTCAGCCGGCGGCTCCGACCACATCCTGTTCGGCCTGATCGCCAAGACGGCCGGCGTCCCCGCGGCCAACCTGTCCTATGTGCCTTTCGCCGGCGGCGGCGAGGCGTTGTCGGCGCTGCTCGGCAACCAGGTCGCGGCCGGCATTTCCGGCTATGGCGAGTTCTCCGAGCAGATCAAGGCGGGCGCGCTCAGGCTGCTGGCGATCTCGTCCGACAAGCGCCAGGAAGGCATCGACGCGCCGACCCTGAAGGAGGCCGGCATCGACGTCGAGCTGTTCAACTGGCGCGGCGTCTTTGCCCCGCCCGGCGTTTCCGACGAAGACAAGGCGGCGATGATCAAGCTGGTCGAGACCATGGCCAAGAGCGACGCCTGGGCGACCGAGTGCAAGAACCGCATCTGGACGCCGATCCTGCTGACCGGCGACGACTACGCAAAATTCGTTTCCGAAGACACGGCCCGCATCGGCGCCATCCTCAAGGATCTCGGCCTCGCCTGA
- a CDS encoding tripartite tricarboxylate transporter TctB family protein → MSTSDQQASPPRPAVPEMLIGIGLLACAGAVAWQTLAIPASPLYSKVGPKVFPYITMAGMVVLSLLLILAALRGGWQPEEEKETPTDWKAMGFVIAGLVANLVLIQPLGFTAASVIMFVLVCFGFGSRHPLRDALLGLVLALAAYFGFARALGVNIGAGLIENQLNALINAVLGIGKG, encoded by the coding sequence ATGAGCACCAGCGACCAGCAGGCGTCACCGCCGCGCCCTGCCGTACCGGAAATGTTGATCGGCATCGGACTTCTGGCCTGCGCCGGCGCGGTTGCCTGGCAGACCCTGGCGATCCCGGCGTCGCCGCTCTATTCCAAGGTCGGTCCGAAGGTCTTTCCCTACATCACCATGGCCGGCATGGTGGTCCTGTCGCTGCTGCTCATCTTGGCCGCCCTGCGCGGCGGCTGGCAGCCCGAGGAAGAAAAGGAAACGCCGACCGACTGGAAGGCGATGGGTTTCGTGATCGCCGGGCTCGTCGCCAATCTCGTGCTCATCCAGCCGCTCGGTTTCACCGCCGCCTCGGTCATCATGTTCGTGCTGGTCTGCTTCGGCTTCGGCAGCCGGCATCCGCTGCGCGACGCGCTGCTTGGCCTGGTCCTGGCGCTGGCGGCTTATTTCGGCTTTGCCAGGGCGCTCGGCGTCAACATCGGCGCCGGCCTGATCGAGAACCAGCTCAATGCGTTGATCAACGCCGTCTTGGGCATCGGGAAGGGCTGA
- a CDS encoding tripartite tricarboxylate transporter permease, with protein MDTLGYLAHGFAVAFTPTNLLWCLLGTTLGTAIGVLPGLGPALTIALLLPITYQVAPEASFILFAGIYYGAMYGGSTTSILLNTPGESATIVTALEGNRMARSGRGGAALATSAIGSFVAGTLGTLGVAFLAPIVVKFALAFGPAEYFSLMVLAFITVSAVLGSSSVRGLTSLFGGFVIGMIGVDLQTGQPRFTFGMGELLDGVDVIVVAVGLFAVGETLYMASRRYAGRDEIVPLKGSLYMTASEWARSWKPWLRGAAIGFPIGAMPAGGAEIPTFLSYAIEKKLSKHKEEFGTVGAIEGVAGPEAANNASAAGVLVPMLTLGLPTSATAAIMLSAFQSYGINPGPLLLTTQANLVWGLIASLFIANVILVILNLPLIGLWVRLLKIPAPQLYAGILVFATVGTYGISQSPIDLVILYLLGIAGFLMRRFDFPTAPVIIGMILGPLAETQFRRAMTIANGDWTVFYRHPLSLTLLTLAFVGLVGPHVWAYVEHRRTRGPEHVPGDA; from the coding sequence ATGGACACGCTCGGTTATCTCGCGCACGGATTCGCGGTCGCCTTCACGCCGACCAATCTCTTGTGGTGCCTGCTCGGCACGACGCTCGGAACCGCGATCGGCGTGCTGCCCGGCCTCGGGCCGGCGCTGACCATCGCGCTGCTCCTGCCGATCACCTACCAGGTGGCGCCGGAGGCTTCCTTCATCCTGTTTGCCGGCATCTATTACGGCGCCATGTACGGCGGCTCGACGACCTCGATCCTGCTCAACACGCCGGGCGAAAGCGCAACGATCGTCACTGCGCTCGAAGGCAACCGGATGGCGCGCTCGGGGCGTGGCGGCGCGGCGCTTGCGACCTCGGCGATCGGCTCCTTCGTGGCCGGCACGCTCGGCACGCTGGGCGTCGCCTTCCTGGCGCCGATCGTGGTCAAGTTCGCGCTGGCCTTCGGGCCGGCCGAGTATTTTTCGCTGATGGTGCTCGCCTTCATCACCGTTTCGGCGGTGCTCGGCTCATCCTCGGTGCGGGGGCTCACCAGCCTGTTCGGCGGCTTCGTCATCGGCATGATCGGCGTCGATCTGCAGACCGGGCAGCCGCGCTTCACCTTCGGCATGGGCGAATTGCTCGACGGCGTCGACGTCATCGTCGTCGCGGTCGGCCTCTTCGCGGTCGGCGAGACGCTCTACATGGCCTCGCGCCGCTATGCCGGCAGGGACGAGATCGTGCCGCTGAAGGGCTCGCTCTACATGACGGCTTCCGAGTGGGCGCGCTCGTGGAAGCCGTGGCTGCGCGGCGCCGCGATCGGCTTCCCGATCGGCGCCATGCCGGCCGGCGGCGCCGAGATCCCGACCTTCCTGTCCTACGCGATCGAGAAGAAGCTCTCCAAGCACAAGGAGGAATTCGGCACGGTCGGCGCCATCGAAGGCGTCGCCGGGCCGGAAGCCGCCAACAACGCGTCCGCCGCCGGCGTGCTGGTGCCGATGCTCACGCTCGGCCTGCCGACCTCGGCGACCGCGGCTATCATGCTGTCCGCCTTCCAGAGCTACGGCATCAATCCCGGGCCGCTGCTGTTGACGACCCAGGCCAACCTCGTCTGGGGTCTGATCGCCAGCCTGTTCATCGCCAACGTCATCCTGGTCATCCTGAACCTGCCGCTGATCGGCCTGTGGGTGCGTCTGCTGAAAATCCCGGCGCCGCAGCTTTATGCCGGCATCCTGGTGTTCGCCACCGTCGGCACCTATGGCATCTCGCAGTCGCCGATCGACCTCGTGATCCTCTATCTGCTGGGGATCGCCGGCTTCCTGATGCGGCGCTTCGATTTCCCGACGGCGCCCGTCATCATCGGCATGATCCTCGGGCCGCTCGCCGAGACGCAGTTTCGCCGGGCGATGACGATCGCCAATGGCGACTGGACGGTGTTCTACCGGCACCCGCTGTCGCTCACGCTTTTGACGCTCGCCTTCGTCGGTCTCGTCGGTCCGCATGTCTGGGCCTATGTCGAGCACCGGCGCACGCGCGGGCCGGAGCATGTGCCAGGCGATGCCTGA
- a CDS encoding CoA transferase has product MTDLLSGIRVLDLTNVLAGPYCAYQLALLGADVIKVEAPPGGDLARQLGASPELNQAGMGASFLAQNAGKRSVVLDLKKVEERDRFLDLVATSDALVENFRPGVMDRLGLGHERLKEVRPSLVYCAISGFGQTGPMRGNPAYDQIIQGLSGIMSITGTPETAPLRVGYPVADTLGGLVGAFAIAAALVRQKTSGEGAFLDVSMLECTLSALGWPVSNYLTAGVEPRPMGNENMTAAPSGAFRTGEGLLNIAANKQEQFVTLCGLIGRPELASDPRFAERETRKENRAALKALIEEALAGASAAIWEEKLNRAGVPAGRVLTIPQVLEERQVTERGMATRFQHVSGMEEPLTVVRGGFMVDGAAPAPARPPPRLGEHLDEVFAALPASDKTRARA; this is encoded by the coding sequence ATGACAGACCTGCTTTCCGGCATCCGCGTCCTCGACCTCACCAACGTGCTCGCAGGCCCTTACTGCGCCTACCAGCTGGCGCTGCTCGGCGCCGACGTCATCAAGGTCGAGGCGCCGCCGGGCGGCGATCTCGCGCGCCAGCTCGGCGCCTCGCCGGAACTCAACCAGGCGGGAATGGGCGCATCCTTCCTGGCGCAGAATGCCGGCAAACGGTCGGTCGTGCTCGACCTGAAGAAGGTGGAAGAGCGCGACCGCTTTCTCGATCTCGTCGCCACCTCCGACGCGCTGGTCGAGAATTTCCGGCCCGGCGTGATGGATCGGCTCGGTCTCGGGCACGAGAGGCTGAAGGAAGTCCGGCCGAGCCTCGTCTATTGCGCGATATCCGGGTTCGGCCAGACCGGACCGATGCGCGGCAACCCTGCCTATGACCAGATCATCCAAGGGTTGTCGGGGATCATGAGCATAACCGGCACGCCGGAGACCGCGCCGTTGCGCGTCGGCTATCCCGTCGCCGACACGCTTGGCGGGCTGGTCGGGGCCTTTGCGATCGCCGCGGCGCTTGTCAGGCAGAAGACGAGCGGCGAGGGCGCCTTCCTCGACGTCTCGATGCTCGAATGCACGCTGTCGGCGCTGGGTTGGCCGGTGTCGAATTATCTGACGGCCGGCGTCGAGCCGCGGCCGATGGGCAACGAGAACATGACGGCCGCGCCCTCGGGAGCCTTCCGCACCGGCGAAGGGCTGCTCAACATCGCCGCCAACAAGCAGGAGCAGTTCGTCACCCTTTGCGGGCTGATCGGACGCCCTGAACTGGCGTCGGATCCGCGCTTCGCCGAACGCGAGACACGCAAGGAGAACCGGGCAGCGCTGAAGGCGTTGATCGAGGAAGCGCTTGCCGGCGCCTCGGCCGCGATCTGGGAAGAAAAGCTCAACCGGGCCGGCGTGCCGGCGGGACGTGTGCTGACGATCCCGCAAGTGCTGGAGGAACGCCAGGTGACGGAGCGCGGCATGGCGACCCGCTTCCAGCATGTATCCGGCATGGAGGAGCCGCTGACGGTGGTGCGCGGCGGCTTCATGGTCGACGGCGCGGCACCGGCGCCCGCCCGGCCGCCACCGCGGCTCGGCGAGCATCTGGACGAGGTGTTCGCCGCGTTGCCGGCGAGCGACAAAAC